The following are encoded together in the Theileria orientalis strain Shintoku DNA, chromosome 1, complete genome genome:
- a CDS encoding hydroxyacylglutathione hydrolase has translation MPLLDEQVHKLRTIQLLINRVYSRILNGPLFTNFSNFNFISRFDMTTSKTHKHFSQSSLDYNKSVKNPVAEVKVVPVLQDNFSYILIDPESSNALCVDPAEPQKVLSVAQSYDLKFKLCLCTHKHWDHSGGNVEMKRLVPDLDVVGSSYESTPGVTLPVKDDDTLSFGSLKIRCIKASCHTTGHIMYFVYSPEKPDLQPILFTGDTIFVGGCGRFFEGSGELMLGIMRRVKTLPPNTLIYCGHEYTVKNMKFAYYVDPSQPVVDKLNWSQDVISKGGVTVPSLLSEEVLYNPFMRTKDLMSSLETASEEAAMSKLRQMKDRF, from the exons atgcCCTTATTAGATGAACAGGTTCATAAATTGCGCACTATTCAGCTTTTGATAAATAGAGTATACTCCAGAATACTGAACGGACCTCTTTTTACCAACTTTAGCAATTTCAACTTTATTAGTAGATTCGACATGACTACTTCCAAGACTCATAAACACTTTTCTCAATCCTCGTTAGATTATAACAAATCTGTTAAG aatcCTGTTGCTGAGGTTAAGGTGGTTCCTGTTTTACAGGATAACTTTTCCTACATTTTAATAGACCCAGAAAGCTCAAACGCGCTATGCGTTGACCCTGCTGAGCCTCAAAAGGTGCTTTCAGTGGCCCAAAGCTacgatttaaaatttaagttGTGTCTGTGCACACACAAACACTGGGATCACAGCG GCGGCAATGTTGAGATGAAGAGACTGGTTCCAGACCTTGACGTCGTCGGCTCATCCTACGAGAGCACTCCGGGCGTAACTTTGCCGGTCAAAGACGATGACACCCTATCATTCG GAAGTCTGAAGATCAGGTGCATTAAGGCCTCGTGCCATACCACCGGGCACATAATGTACTTTGTGTACTCTCCTGAAAAACCTGATTTACAACCCATTCTGTTCACCG GTGATACTATATTTGTGGGTGGATGCGGTAGATTTTTTGAGGGCTCTGGCGAACTCATGCTCGGCATAATGAGGAGGGTTAAAACACTTCCCCCAAACACCCTCATCTACTGCGGCCATGAATACACTGTAAAGAATATGAA ATTTGCCTACTACGTTGATCCAAGTCAACCTGTTgttgataaattaaattggtCCCAGGATGTGATTTCTAAGGGCGGTGTTACCGTGCCTTCCCTTTTGTCTGAG GAAGTTCTTTACAACCCCTTTATGCGCACCAAGGACCTCATGTCATCTCTGGAAACAGCCTCTGAAGAGGCTGCCATGTCCAAGCTCAGGCAGATGAAGGATCGATTTTAA
- a CDS encoding 60S ribosomal protein L38, whose amino-acid sequence MPKELKDLKDYLVVIKRPDVKSVVVYKKKGKGGVLNTKFKVRCSRFLYTFSVPNQVKAAKVEATIPSSLEKKVVTNKK is encoded by the coding sequence ATGccgaaggagctgaaggacctgaaaGATTACCTGGTGGTGATAAAGAGACCGGACGTAAAGTCAGTAGTTGTCTATAAGAAGAAAGGAAAGGGAGGAGTGCTCAACACAAAGTTCAAAGTCAGATGCTCAAGGTTCCTGTACACCTTCTCAGTCCCAAACCAAGTGAAGGCAGCCAAGGTGGAGGCGACAATACCGAGCAGTctggagaagaaggtggTAACTAACAAAAAGTAA
- a CDS encoding 60S acidic ribosomal protein P0, whose translation MAKLSKAEKKKLYFEKLTNLVKTYPKILIVSVDHVGSRQMASVRHSLRGMATILMGKNTVIRTALQKNFPDSPDVEKVSQCMKLNTGFVFCEADPMEVREVILNNRVPAPARQGVIAPSDVYIPAGSTGLDPSQTSFFQALGISTKIVKGQIEIQNEVHLIKKDDKVTASGATLLQKLNIKPFSYGLKVEKIYDSGAISDASVLDVTDDEILDVMHLGVSYANAMARQLGYPTVLSVDHSMLEGFKNCMALVVDSDYVFPQMEALKNFLENPEAALAATATVTTSSSAAAAEVKQEEPEEEEEDEDMGFSLFD comes from the coding sequence ATGGCGAAACTATCGAAAGCcgaaaagaagaagttgtACTTCGAAAAACTCACAAACCTCGTGAAGACGTAccctaaaattttaatagtGAGCGTGGACCATGTGGGATCGAGGCAGATGGCGTCAGTACGCCACTCACTCAGAGGCATGGCCACCATACTTATGGGTAAAAACACAGTCATCAGGACGGCGCTCCAGAAAAACTTCCCGGACTCGCCGGACGTGGAGAAGGTTTCGCAGTGTATGAAGCTCAACACAGGCTTTGTGTTCTGCGAAGCAGACCCGATGGAAGTGCGCGAGGTGATTCTGAACAACAGAGTGCCAGCACCAGCACGCCAAGGCGTAATCGCTCCCTctgatgtgtatatacCCGCAGGCTCAACAGGCCTCGACCCGTCGCAGACGTCGTTCTTCCAGGCTCTGGGAATATCGACGAAGATCGTCAAAGGTCAGATTGAAATACAGAACGAAGTGCACCTGATCAAGAAGGACGACAAAGTGACGGCCTCAGGAGCAACGCTGCTCCAGAAGCTCAACATTAAGCCCTTCTCATACGGTCTGAAGGTGGAAAAAATTTACGACAGCGGCGCAATATCAGACGCAAGCGTCCTCGACGTGACTGACGACGAGATCCTGGACGTGATGCACCTGGGAGTCAGCTACGCTAACGCAATGGCTCGCCAGCTGGGATACCCGACGGTGCTCTCAGTAGACCACTCGATGCTCGAGGGCTTCAAAAACTGCATGGCGCTGGTCGTGGACTCGGACTACGTCTTCCCGCAAATGGAGGCTCTGAAGAACTTTTTAGAGAACCCAGAAGCAGCTCTGGCAGCAACTGCAACTGTGACCACATCATCAAGcgctgcagcagctgaagTGAAACAGGAGGAGCcggaggaagaggaggaagacgaAGACATGGGATTTTCTCTGTTCGACTAA
- a CDS encoding uncharacterized protein (pectin lyase fold/virulence factor domain containing protein): MDDPKHRTLESKHDLLKDAFKKLYWDYEALKTDLSSKIEEYAKLHEENTHLKHSYDLLANEISQQSQKNVKHGPSSWTNPLTLIKGSQSNESENYQKLNEEIAQLKLKLENSLKENEELSVKNVQTTRDLEDNKAKHNVIVTELKDRLIALESILKDLQDQLNNNENKLSQYANEIKLLNTEIDNKSSEINTLNKGVESLKKEHSKDLEEWKVKLNEKFKFDLRRNSYINLNNIYQNGSDALNLDVHYSLSNYELVNLLVGSFGSFFSCWKLAFKFIQCSLIASDMNRNSVDGTHEFNDNIRYSNVFSNVDVRVLTNFDKLVKKIDNELVMVNTYFEKIMLRGGTFDSEQFSNMTSAVKHLSEFFKLQRIYFCIEEYVLPQGTSTKDNKKHSTKYLINLLGDIKKIVLRFYCNVKSALYLINDKKRNQSKLLYTVLTNECGSNSCESPEEPREFFNVGSQSSLDSTLQSTRYGESYRNASTKSIELQHRNLHYLIKSLFATVNDLKTTLNELKESLSHRLCYPKVHKGFFLPFTGGTNQMVQLTSSLSKLESDLTNMTEMRIRLYLNYMYTSLKFYSDSNYFNFKNYKVKTHSTIEYVSRCNAALSGSNPRIKLANLQKDLNLARRNENELAELKLKFANMQELLEIATYRSKKYEDELERLKRTNELEAICERIFSKLQLKFAKANANYSPYVSANKLDSYRKIRKLNAHVKYLLKTITALEDSNKQLKLALELNRSQYLAAKENEDSIHLNYNEQLVLMSEHISELNNAILKSEYKIAELTQTKVSCPSCGFNNTLGSMMGVDDKGRCSSCRCIVIFSSD; the protein is encoded by the exons atggATGATCCTAAACACAGGACTCTCGAGTCTAAACATG aTTTACTCAAAGATGCATTTAAAAAGCTATATTGGGACTACGAGGCTTTAAAAACCGATTTGTCTTCAAAAATCGAAGAATACGCCAAATTACATGAGGAAAACACTCATTTGAAACACTCTTATGATTTACTGGCCAATGAAATATCGCAACAGAGTCAA AAAAACGTAAAACATGGACCTTCCTCTTGGACGAATCCCTTAACACTCATAAAAGGATCACAGTCAAATGAGTCTGAAAATTATCAAAAGCTAAACGAAGAAATAGCACAATTGAAACTGAAATTAGAGAATTCACTTAAAGAAAACG aGGAGTTGAGTGTCAAAAATGTTCAAACGACGAGAGATTTGGAAGATAATAAGGCGAAGCATAACGTGATAGTTACAGAATTGAAGGATAGGCTGATAGCACTTGAAAGTATACTGAAGGACTTGCAAGACCAACTGAACAATAACGAGAATAAGCTGTCACAGTACGCGAACGAGATTAAGCTGTTGAACACAGAAATCGACAACAAGTCATCGGAGATAAATACGCTGAACAAGGG aGTCGAGTCGTTGAAAAAGGAGCACTCGAAGGACTTAGAAGAATGGAAGGTAAAATTGAAcgaaaagtttaaatttgacCTGAGAAGGAACAGctatattaatttgaacAACATATATCAGAACGGAAGCGACGCACTTAACCTG GACGTCCACTATTCATTGTCAAATTATGAGCTGGTTAACCTACTGGTAGGGTCATTCGGGTCGTTTTTCAGCTGCTGGAAGCTGGCGTTCAAGTTCATACAATGTTCACTGATAGCGAGTGACATGAATAGAAACTCGGTAGATGGAACACATGAATTTAATGACA ACATCAGGTATTCGAATGTGTTCAGCAATGTGGATGTGAGAGTGTTGACAAACTTTGACAAACTAGTAAAGAAA ATTGACAATGAGTTGGTGATGGTGAACACTTATTTTGAAAAGATTATGTTGAGAGGTGGAACGTTTGACTCGGAACAGTTTAGTAACATGACAAGTGCAGTCAAG CATTTGAGtgagttttttaaactacAAAGGATATACTTTTGCATCGAAGAGTATGTGTTACCACAAGGAACGAGCACAAAggataataaaaaacactCAACAAAATATCTGAT tAACTTGCTTGGTGACATTAAGAAGATAGTTCTGAGGTTTTATTGTAACGTTAAGTCAGCTCTGT ACCTGATTAACGATAAAAAGAGGAATCAGTCGAAGTTGTTATACACAGTGTTAACGAATGAGTGCGGAAGCAATAGCTGTGAGTCGCCAGAGGAGCCGAGAGAATTTTTTAATGTGGGATCGCAATCATCACTAGATAGCACTCTGCAGTCGACCAGGTACGGAGAATCGTACAGAAACGCCTCTACAAAGTCAATAGAGCTGCAACACAGGAACCTCCACTACCTGATAAAGAGCCTATTCGCAACAGTCAATGACCTTAAGACGACTTTGAACGAGTTGAAAGAGTCGCTATCGCACAGGCTGTGTTACCCAAAGGTGCACAAAGGGTTCTTCCTGCCCTTCACAGGAGGCACGAATCAAATGGTGCAGCTGACGTCAAGTCTCTCGAAGCTGGAAAGTGATCTGACGAACATGACGGAAATGAGGATTAGGCTGTATCTGAACTACATGTACACCTCCCTGAAGTTTTATTCAGACTCGAACTACTTCAACTTTAAAAACTACAAAGTGAAGACGCACAGCACGATTGAGTACGTCAGTAGGTGCAACGCGGCGCTGTCAGGGTCAAATCCGAGGATAAAACTGGCGAACCTGCAGAAGGATCTGAACCTGGCAAGGAGAAACGAGAATGAGTTGGCGGAATTGAAGCTGAAGTTCGCAAATATGCAGGAGTTGTTGGAAATAGCAACATACAGGTCAAAGAAGTACGAGGATGAGCTGGAGCGGCTGAAGAGGACAAACGAGTTGGAGGCAATATGCGAGAGAATATTCAGCAAGCTGCAACTTAAGTTTGCGAAAGCAAACGCTAACTATAGTCCATACGTGAGCGCAAATAAG TTGGATTCGTATAGGAAAATCAGGAAGCTCAACGCCCACGtcaagtacctgctgaagacAATAACGGCCCTGGAGGACTCAAACAAGCAGCTTAAGCTGGCGCTGGAGCTTAACAGAAGCCAGTATCTGGCAGCAAAGGAGAACGAGGATTCGATTCACCTCAACTACAACGAGCAGCTGGTGCTGATGAGTGAGCACATAAGTGAGCTGAACAACGCGATCCTGAAGAGCGAGTACAAGATAGCGGAGTTGACGCAGACGAAGGTCTCGTGTCCATCCTGCGGATTCAACAACACGCTCG GCTCAATGATGGGAGTGGACGACAAGGGAAGGTGCTCCTCATGTCGATGCATAGTAATATTTTCAAGCGACTGa